The following are encoded in a window of Glandiceps talaboti chromosome 5, keGlaTala1.1, whole genome shotgun sequence genomic DNA:
- the LOC144435590 gene encoding vacuolar protein sorting-associated protein 26C-like, with protein sequence MATVLDIKLKKVNKIYHEGELVQGVILLHSRSDFQHQGITLTMEGSVNLQLSAKSVGLFEAFYNSIKPIQLLHYSVEVSKPGRLPAGKTEMPFELPLKPKGNKTLFETYHGVFVNVQYTVKVEVKRSVLSKDLSKSCEFIVEYRNQSEKCALKAVPFTITPDSLQNVRERNLPKFLVRGKMDSVNCCVTKPLTGEIIVEHCAAPIKSIELQLVRVETCGCAEGYAKDATEIQNIQIADGDVCRGITIPVFMIFPRLFTCPTLATSNFKVEFEVNVVIVLQDDHLITENFPIKLYRF encoded by the exons ATGGCGACTGTGCTCGATATCAAACTGAAGAaagtgaataaaatatatcatgaaGGG GAACTGGTTCAAGGTGTTATATTACTGCACAGTAGAAGTGATTTCCAACATCAAGGAATCACATTAACAATGGAGGGCTCTGTCAATCTTCAACTCAGTGCTAAAAGTGTTGGACTCTTTGAAGCattttataactcaataaag CCTATACAGTTACTGCACTACTCAGTGGAAGTATCCAAACCAGGTAGATTGCCTGCAGGCAAGACAGAGATGCCATTTGAATTACCATTAAAACCAAAAGgcaataaaactttatttgagaCTTACCATGGTGTGTTTGTTAATGTACAG TATACAGTTAAAGTTGAGGTCAAGAGGTCAGTACTGAGTAAAGATTTGAGTAAGTCATGTGAATTTATAGTGGAATATAGAAACCAGTCAGAAAAATGTGCCCTCAAAGCAGTTCCATTCACAATCACACCGGATTCACTACAGAATGTGAGAGAG AGGAATTTACCCAAGTTTTTAGTACGAGGCAAGATGGATTCTGTCAACTGCTGTGTAACAAAACCTTTAACTGGTGAAATTATAGTGGAACACTGTGCTGCTCCTATCAAGTCAATAGAACTACAGTTAGTACGTGTTGAGACTTGTGGATGTGCCGAAGGTTATGCTAAAGATG CAACAGAAATCCAGAATATTCAGATAGCAGATGGTGATGTGTGTCGGGGTATCACAATTCCTGTTTTCATGATATTTCCCCGACTTTTTACATGTCCAACATTGGCTACCAGTAATTTTAAAGTTG AGTTTGAAGTCAATGTGGTCATAGTTCTTCAAGATGATCATCTGATAACAGAAAATTTCCCAATCAAATTGTACAggttttga
- the LOC144435282 gene encoding 40-kDa huntingtin-associated protein-like: protein MERDVDFLGKYRAVSSKLKKRFLRKPNVAEASEQFGTLSRTLENQESAQYAGLCCLAQARCEQTLANYPGEAHALTEAARLFVQASEADRSLDCPHFDEHLTAAINCYNHTIRILTEQKQPALAAMLSLQLGNYLREIGKAGEAIGHYQRAAELQFQNPLDCLTSLGCVSSCKIETRDYEGALTVLTEMEYLAKERGICPHSERLMGAFSDIIANCETTRVLLLMLLQPTPQRIRPEHAQTLERYAWESTEENDTAMNCLSEEMVLLLQSLVMACQSKDIESLKALQIDLWPQLSAEQNHLLHLAIKEITHPSGEGV from the exons ATGGAGAGAGACGTGGATTTCCTCGGCAAGTACAGGGCTGTTTCTAGTAAACTAAaaaa GAGATTCCTTCGTAAACCAAATGTTGCAGAAGCAAGTGAACAATTCG GTACATTATCAAGGACTTTAGAAAATCAAGAAAGTGCTCAATATGCTGGTCTTTGCTGTTTAGCCCAAGCAAG ATGTGAACAGACACTAGCTAATTATCCTGGGGAGGCACATGCCTTGACAGAAGCAGCAAGACTGTTTGTACAAGCATCAGAAGCAGATAGATCATTGGATTGTCCTCACTTTGATGAACACCTGACTGCTGCCATCAATTGTTACAATCATACTATCCGA ATTCTTACAGAACAGAAGCAGCCAGCATTAGCAGCCATGCTAAGTTTACAGTTAGGAAATTATCTAAGG GAAATAGGCAAGGCAGGAGAAGCTATAGGTCATTACCAAAGAGCAGCTGAACTACAGTTCCAG AATCCATTGGATTGTCTAACATCACTTGGCTGTGTGTCGTCCTGTAAAATAGAAACAC GTGATTATGAAGGAGCATTAACAGTGTTGACAGAGATGGAATATTTGGCCAAAGAGAGGGGTATCTGTCCTCACAGTGAACGTTTGATGGGTGCATTCTCTGACATCATAGCTAATTGTGAAACCACTAGAGTTCTGTTACTAATGTTACTACAG CCAACTCCCCAAAGAATCCGACCGGAGCATGCCCAAACCTTAGAGAGATATGCCTGGGAATCCACTGAGGAAAATGATACTG CAATGAATTGTCTAAGTGAAGAGATGGTTCTTTTGCTACAGTCCTTAGTG atGGCTTGTCAGTCCAAGGACATAGAATCTTTGAAAGCACTGCAAATAGATTTATG GCCACAGTTGTCAGCAGAACAAAATCATCTACTTCATTTAGCCATCAAAGAGATTACCCACCCATCTGGTGAAGGTGTATGA
- the LOC144435716 gene encoding cytochrome c oxidase subunit 6B1-like produces the protein MTDTYKTAPFDARFPNQNQTKNCWQNYMDYQRCQKIKGEDYEPCDYFRKVYKSLCPLRWVETWDEQREEGTFAGKI, from the exons ATGACAGATACATACAAGACGGCACCATTCGATGCCAGGTTTCcaaaccagaaccaaacaaagAACTGCTGGCAGAACTACATGGACTATCAGAGGTGCCAAAAGATCAAAGGAGAAGACTATGAACCATGTGATTACTTCAGAAAAGTGTACAAATCACTGTGTCCACTTAGATGG GTTGAAACTTGGGATGAACAAAGAGAAGAAGGTACCTTTGCTGGCAAGATATGA